CACTCACGGTCATCATCCAGGTCGTGAGCTTCCGCGGGTTCGGCCGAAGGGTGTTCCGCATGACTCCCGTCCACCACCACTTCGAACTGATCGGCTGGCCGGAGACGACGATCATCGTGCGGTTCTGGATCCTGGCGGCGATCGGAATCGCGCTCGCCCTCGGGTTCTTCTACGGGGACTTCATCACCAACGGCGGTATCGATCTGGGACGGGGAGCGATCTGATGCGGATGCTCGTGCTCGGAGGCGGCGTGTCGGGACGCGGGGCCATTCGTCTCGCCGAGCGGCTCGGCTACGAGGTGGCCGTCTACGACCGCGACCCGGCCGCGCTGGCCGACCTCACCAACTTGCCCACCTTCCACTCCGAGTGGCAACCGGAATGGCTCCGCGGCATCGACGTGGTAGTGACCAGCCCCGGCATACCCGAACACTCCGCATCGATTTCCTCCGCGCTGCGTGCCGGCGTAACGGTATGGGCCGAACTCGAGTTCGCGGCACGCCACCTCACCGCACCGATCGTGGCGATTACCGGAACCAACGGCAAGACGACGGTTACGACCCTCGTCGCCGACATGCTCAACGCCTCCGGGAGGCAGGCAACCGCAGCAGGGAACATCGGAACCGCCCTCACCGACATCGTCGGGAGCACCCCCGACGTGATCGTCGTCGAGGCGTCGAGTTTCCAACTCCGGTTCATCGAGAGCTTCACGCCGGATCTGGCCGTCCTGTTGAACATCGCTCCGGACCATCTCGACTGGCATCAGACTTTCGACAACTACCGGCAGGCGAAAGCGAACATCGTGCGGAACGCCGGACCCGAGGTGCCCCTGGTGTTCGACGTCGATGATCCCGAGGCCAGTCTGGTCGCGAGCCGCGCACACGCTCGTCCGGTGCCGGTGAGCGGCAAGGCTCGCACCGGCGGAGGGTGGGGGGTTGAAGGCGGCCGCCTGGTGCTCGATGGTCTCGAAATGCCCCTGGATGAGGTGCCGGTCGCCGATCCTTCCTTCCTGCTCGACCTGGTGGCGGCGGGTGCCGCCGCCTTGCTGGCCGGTGCAGATCCGGCCGCCGTGCGCGGTGTCATAACCGCCTTCGAGCCGGTGCGCCACCGTCGAACGGTTATCGGTGCCTGGCGGGACGTGATGTGGATCGACGACTCGAAGGCGACCAATCCCCATGCTGCCCTGGCCGCCGTTGCTGCCTACCCGTCGGTGGTACTCATAGCGGGTGGCCGCAACAAGGCGCTGGATCTGGCGCCGATCGTCCGTCATCCGAATGTCCGGGCGGTCGTCGCGATCGGTGAGGCTGCCGATGAGGTCATCGAAGCCGCTCTCCACATTCCGGCGGTGAAGGCCGACTCGATGAGCGAGGCGGTCGCATCAGCCGCATCGATGGCCCGCTCCGGAGACACGGTCCTGCTGGCTCCCGGATGCGCCAGTTTCGACATGTTCGATTCGTACGCACATCGCGGAGAGGTGTTCCGACGGGCCGTGCTGGAGCTGGAGGAGGGGGAATGACCACCAAGGTGACATCGATCGCGGGAGCCAGATCGGCGGCGCGCCGCCACGTCGCTACTGCGGAAGTCAACACTCGCCTCACGGTGCTGTTCAGCCTGGCGGTGGGACTGCTCCTGGTGATCGGTCTGGGCGCCATGCGCAGCGCGTCGTCAGTCGTCGGTCTCGAACAGGAGGGCAACGGTTGGGCC
This Acidimicrobiia bacterium DNA region includes the following protein-coding sequences:
- the murD gene encoding UDP-N-acetylmuramoyl-L-alanine--D-glutamate ligase, which encodes MRMLVLGGGVSGRGAIRLAERLGYEVAVYDRDPAALADLTNLPTFHSEWQPEWLRGIDVVVTSPGIPEHSASISSALRAGVTVWAELEFAARHLTAPIVAITGTNGKTTVTTLVADMLNASGRQATAAGNIGTALTDIVGSTPDVIVVEASSFQLRFIESFTPDLAVLLNIAPDHLDWHQTFDNYRQAKANIVRNAGPEVPLVFDVDDPEASLVASRAHARPVPVSGKARTGGGWGVEGGRLVLDGLEMPLDEVPVADPSFLLDLVAAGAAALLAGADPAAVRGVITAFEPVRHRRTVIGAWRDVMWIDDSKATNPHAALAAVAAYPSVVLIAGGRNKALDLAPIVRHPNVRAVVAIGEAADEVIEAALHIPAVKADSMSEAVASAASMARSGDTVLLAPGCASFDMFDSYAHRGEVFRRAVLELEEGE